The following proteins are co-located in the Streptomyces sp. NBC_01198 genome:
- a CDS encoding sugar phosphate isomerase/epimerase family protein, which yields MRLAFSTLGVPELPVEQVARLAADNGFHGVELRASPEGPVHTGLSADERADVAAEFGKAGVEILTVAGYAKVAAAGDDGPVLDEIGAALTLAHDLGASFVRVFPGGAGLGTDEADALAARRLAAAAPVAEDLGVRVLLETHDSHRGGADVARVLGRVGHRGAGALWDVMHTWLAGEQPSASYPALAPYLGYLQVKDIASAADTTPLPLGAGVLPLAETVEVLSRADWDGWLCWEYEKRWYPQAADLPELLGPAREHLTRLLTESA from the coding sequence ATGAGACTCGCCTTCTCCACCCTCGGTGTTCCCGAACTGCCCGTCGAGCAGGTGGCCCGGCTCGCGGCCGACAACGGCTTCCACGGCGTCGAGCTGCGCGCGAGCCCGGAGGGCCCGGTGCACACCGGGCTGTCCGCGGACGAACGCGCCGATGTGGCCGCCGAGTTCGGCAAGGCAGGCGTGGAGATCCTGACCGTGGCCGGCTACGCCAAGGTGGCCGCCGCCGGCGACGACGGGCCGGTGCTCGACGAGATCGGCGCCGCGTTGACGCTGGCCCACGACCTGGGTGCGTCCTTCGTACGGGTATTCCCCGGTGGCGCGGGCCTCGGTACGGACGAGGCGGACGCGCTGGCGGCACGGCGGCTCGCCGCCGCGGCACCGGTGGCCGAGGATCTGGGGGTGCGGGTGCTGCTGGAGACCCATGACTCGCACCGCGGCGGCGCGGATGTGGCGCGGGTGCTCGGCCGGGTGGGGCACCGCGGCGCCGGTGCGCTGTGGGACGTCATGCACACCTGGCTGGCCGGGGAGCAGCCGTCGGCCAGCTACCCGGCGCTGGCGCCGTACCTCGGCTACCTCCAGGTCAAGGACATCGCGTCCGCCGCCGACACGACACCGCTGCCGCTGGGTGCCGGGGTGCTGCCGCTGGCGGAGACCGTCGAGGTGCTCAGCCGGGCCGACTGGGACGGCTGGCTCTGCTGGGAGTACGAGAAGCGCTGGTATCCGCAGGCCGCGGACCTGCCGGAGCTGCTGGGGCCGGCCCGCGAGCACCTGACACGGCTGCTCACCGAGTCCGCCTGA
- a CDS encoding LacI family DNA-binding transcriptional regulator — protein sequence MAVTLADVAARAGVSSATVSRVLNGNYPVAGSTRERVQRAVAELDYVVNGQARALAAATSDLVGVLVNDVADPFFGLIASALQAEVGVGAAEPGGKLTVVCNTGGSPAAELTYLTLLERQRAAGVVLTGGAVDSPVHSAAVLARLGRLAASGTRIVLCGRPPLTLPGESGPLTTLAFDNQGGARRLTEHLLSLGHRRIGYVTGPAERSTTGHRLAGHRAALAGHGMGPGTGAGEDADRLIVHGGYDRGAGYDATLELLRRDPGVTAIVAANDTVALGVCAALRDRGLSIPGDVSVAGFDDLPFSADASPALTTVRIPLQEAGARAGRLVMGRVAPPPGGVATIATELMVRGSTAPPAAGRS from the coding sequence ATGGCAGTGACGCTGGCCGATGTCGCCGCACGCGCCGGGGTGTCGTCCGCCACGGTCTCCCGCGTACTCAACGGGAACTACCCGGTGGCGGGCAGCACGCGCGAGCGGGTCCAGCGCGCGGTGGCGGAACTCGACTACGTCGTCAACGGCCAGGCGCGGGCGCTTGCCGCGGCCACCTCCGACCTGGTCGGGGTGCTGGTGAACGACGTTGCCGACCCCTTCTTCGGCCTGATCGCCAGCGCGCTGCAGGCCGAGGTCGGCGTGGGCGCGGCAGAACCGGGCGGCAAGCTGACCGTGGTGTGCAACACCGGCGGTTCCCCCGCGGCCGAACTCACCTATCTCACCCTGCTTGAGCGCCAGCGGGCCGCCGGAGTGGTGCTCACCGGCGGCGCCGTCGACAGCCCGGTGCACAGCGCGGCGGTCCTCGCCCGGCTCGGCCGGCTGGCCGCCTCCGGCACCCGGATCGTGCTCTGCGGCCGGCCGCCGCTGACACTGCCGGGCGAGAGCGGCCCGCTGACCACGCTGGCCTTCGACAACCAGGGCGGCGCCCGGCGGCTGACGGAGCATCTGCTCTCCCTCGGCCACCGCAGGATCGGCTACGTGACCGGCCCGGCCGAACGCAGCACCACAGGGCACCGGCTGGCCGGCCACCGGGCGGCACTCGCCGGACACGGCATGGGGCCGGGCACCGGGGCGGGAGAGGACGCGGACCGGCTGATCGTGCACGGCGGCTACGACCGCGGCGCCGGCTACGACGCCACGCTCGAACTGCTGCGGCGGGACCCGGGGGTGACGGCGATCGTGGCCGCCAACGACACCGTCGCGCTCGGCGTGTGCGCCGCCTTGCGCGACCGCGGCCTGAGCATTCCCGGCGACGTGTCGGTGGCCGGCTTCGACGACCTGCCGTTCAGCGCCGACGCCTCCCCCGCGCTGACCACGGTTCGCATCCCCCTGCAGGAGGCGGGCGCCCGCGCCGGGCGACTGGTGATGGGACGGGTCGCCCCGCCGCCGGGCGGGGTGGCCACCATCGCCACCGAGCTGATGGTCCGCGGGTCGACGGCCCCGCCCGCGGCCGGCCGTTCCTGA